From the genome of Thermogutta terrifontis, one region includes:
- a CDS encoding zinc-dependent alcohol dehydrogenase — protein MKALVLTAYKQLEIQDVPVPEPGAGEILVRVKACGICGSDVHGFDGSTGRRRPPIIMGHEASGVVAKTGEGVTQFRPGDRVTFDSTIYCGRCEFCRQGRVNLCDNRRVLGVSCAEYRRDGAFAEYVVVPEHIAYRLPDSVSFEQAALIEPLSVALHAVDRGDLRLGETVLVIGGGMIGSLIVQLVKVAGASDIVVLEPDPFRQELVRRAGATAVFSPHESWREELSKGTGGKRITLVFDAVGIDETVRSAVENVEKGGRVVLVGNLAPQTTLLLQAVVTRELTLLGSCASQGDYPRCLDLLARGVVTVDPLISAVAPLEEGPYWFDQLYQRKQPLLKVILRP, from the coding sequence GTGAAAGCGCTCGTGCTAACCGCTTACAAGCAATTGGAAATCCAGGATGTTCCAGTGCCTGAACCTGGGGCGGGAGAGATTCTCGTGAGAGTTAAGGCCTGTGGCATTTGTGGGAGCGATGTCCACGGGTTCGACGGCAGCACGGGACGCAGGCGACCGCCGATCATCATGGGTCACGAAGCCTCGGGGGTTGTGGCAAAGACCGGTGAGGGTGTGACGCAATTTCGCCCAGGTGATCGGGTGACTTTCGACTCCACAATTTATTGCGGTCGCTGTGAGTTTTGCCGACAGGGGCGGGTTAATCTCTGCGACAACCGCCGTGTTCTGGGAGTGTCTTGTGCTGAGTACCGACGGGACGGGGCGTTCGCCGAATATGTGGTCGTTCCGGAACACATCGCCTATCGTCTCCCAGACAGTGTTTCTTTCGAACAGGCCGCCTTGATCGAACCGCTTTCCGTGGCCCTGCACGCTGTGGATCGCGGGGATCTTCGGCTTGGCGAGACGGTCCTCGTGATTGGTGGCGGAATGATCGGTTCGCTGATCGTACAACTGGTCAAGGTTGCCGGAGCCAGTGACATTGTGGTCCTGGAACCGGATCCGTTTCGCCAGGAGCTTGTGCGTCGGGCGGGAGCCACTGCCGTTTTTTCCCCGCATGAATCCTGGCGGGAAGAACTCTCCAAAGGGACGGGAGGCAAAAGGATCACGCTCGTTTTCGACGCGGTGGGCATCGACGAGACCGTCCGATCAGCAGTGGAAAATGTGGAAAAAGGCGGCCGGGTGGTTCTTGTTGGCAATCTGGCCCCTCAGACTACACTTCTCCTACAAGCAGTGGTTACCCGCGAACTGACGCTGCTGGGATCCTGTGCATCACAGGGAGATTATCCCCGTTGCCTGGATTTATTGGCCCGGGGAGTTGTAACAGTGGACCCCCTCATCAGTGCAGTCGCGCCCCTGGAAGAGGGCCCTTACTGGTTCGACCAGCTCTACCAGAGAAAACAGCCCCTGCTCAAAGTGATTCTTCGACCGTGA
- a CDS encoding GlcG/HbpS family heme-binding protein, whose product MNDITLSVAQKALEAAIKKAEELGTKMDIAIVDAGANLKAFVRMDGAWLGSIDIAIRKARTARFFDMETGEIGKLSQPGGPLYHIEHSNGGLITFPGGIPIRNSQGEVIGGIGVSGSTVENDHAVALAGVEAIRSLI is encoded by the coding sequence ATGAACGACATCACTCTCAGCGTGGCCCAAAAGGCACTTGAGGCCGCCATCAAGAAGGCCGAGGAGCTTGGCACGAAGATGGACATCGCCATTGTGGATGCGGGTGCCAATTTGAAGGCCTTCGTGCGGATGGACGGTGCGTGGCTCGGATCGATTGATATCGCCATCCGAAAGGCTCGAACGGCCAGATTTTTCGACATGGAAACCGGCGAGATTGGAAAACTTTCACAGCCTGGCGGTCCCCTGTACCATATTGAACACTCCAATGGCGGGTTGATTACGTTTCCGGGCGGTATCCCGATTCGCAATTCGCAGGGAGAAGTCATCGGCGGAATTGGTGTCTCGGGCAGCACCGTGGAGAATGACCACGCCGTCGCTCTGGCAGGAGTGGAAGCCATCCGCTCGCTGATCTGA
- a CDS encoding sigma-70 family RNA polymerase sigma factor — protein MPSRTQGQNEDRNEVFVRLLAGIQRRLFLYVMVLVADPQEAEEIVQDVSVVLWQRFEDFRPEEDFFRWACGIARHEVLKHRQRSARAARPFSPEFLEQIANHAVSVVETADERREALRECLHELQPHHRELLNQRYFQQMSTEQIAQLRGKSVEAIRRMLHRIRMAVLKCIQQKLRTAEEAA, from the coding sequence TTGCCATCGCGGACGCAAGGCCAAAACGAGGATAGAAATGAGGTTTTTGTCCGGCTTCTGGCGGGGATTCAGCGCAGGTTATTCCTTTATGTGATGGTACTTGTGGCTGACCCCCAGGAGGCCGAGGAGATCGTCCAGGACGTCAGCGTCGTTTTGTGGCAGCGATTCGAGGATTTCCGTCCGGAAGAAGATTTTTTCCGGTGGGCGTGTGGGATTGCCCGCCATGAAGTCCTGAAGCACCGGCAGCGCTCGGCCCGAGCGGCAAGGCCTTTTTCGCCGGAGTTTTTGGAGCAGATTGCCAACCACGCGGTCAGTGTGGTGGAGACCGCCGACGAAAGGCGTGAAGCCCTGCGGGAGTGCCTGCACGAACTTCAACCGCATCATCGCGAATTGTTGAACCAGAGGTACTTTCAGCAGATGAGTACCGAGCAGATCGCTCAACTCCGTGGGAAGTCGGTCGAGGCGATTCGCCGCATGCTGCATCGCATTCGCATGGCCGTGTTGAAATGTATCCAGCAGAAACTACGCACGGCGGAAGAAGCCGCATGA
- a CDS encoding prenyltransferase/squalene oxidase repeat-containing protein produces MTDKLPLPDEQQPPQGSPPAGQGSGTPPPLPAESTPSAGNVREGTKNISAGKVVRPSQGNAVRPRSEPTQKGTTQGSATAVAAAARGAQAESSEEEKKGRSLLWEILHWMPSWFVSMVVHAVALLVMAMITIPGPRETTAQTLVVAPGQNEQLEEVEELLDEPPQDINLATDLSPVEVASNVDSSQDVSPFNDETAAMASVELSPIGVEHAPQTDLLSNLGALSGDAFSGRGAGKERLARLGGATEGSERAVALALQWLANHQLPDGGWSFDHTKAGGCNGQCRNPGNLPEARAAATALALLPFLGSGQTHREGKYAKNVRAGLYFLITNRMKISPEGGSFLENGGNMYSQGLASIVLCEAYGMTHDKVLAAPAQQALNFICNAQDPVGGGWRYQPRQKGDTSVVGWQLMALKSGAMAYLQVPKVTIQKAQVFLDSVQSDGGAAYGYLDPGEGPATTAIGLLCRMYLGWDKDNPALVKGIQRLSKWGPSTSKSGPSRNNFYYNYYATQVMRHWEGEEWKQWNAVMRDYLVQTQAQKGHEAGSWFFEDSSDHGKERGGRLYFTAMATMILEVYYRYMPLYRKQTTAEAFPLD; encoded by the coding sequence ATGACCGACAAGTTGCCTTTGCCCGATGAACAGCAGCCACCGCAAGGATCACCACCGGCGGGGCAGGGTTCTGGAACACCACCGCCACTGCCTGCGGAGAGTACCCCCTCGGCGGGAAACGTTCGTGAAGGAACAAAGAATATCTCAGCAGGGAAGGTGGTTCGTCCTTCCCAGGGGAACGCCGTCCGACCGCGAAGTGAGCCCACCCAGAAAGGCACCACTCAGGGATCCGCCACAGCAGTTGCGGCGGCTGCAAGAGGCGCTCAGGCTGAGAGTAGTGAGGAAGAGAAAAAAGGGCGGAGCCTGCTGTGGGAGATCCTCCACTGGATGCCGAGTTGGTTCGTGAGCATGGTCGTGCATGCTGTGGCCTTGCTGGTCATGGCCATGATCACGATCCCCGGCCCTCGTGAAACCACCGCCCAAACGCTGGTGGTTGCTCCCGGTCAGAACGAACAACTGGAAGAGGTGGAAGAGCTTCTCGATGAGCCTCCGCAGGACATCAACCTGGCCACCGATCTGTCCCCGGTGGAAGTAGCCAGTAACGTGGACAGTTCCCAGGACGTCTCACCGTTCAACGATGAAACGGCAGCCATGGCCTCAGTGGAGCTCAGCCCCATCGGCGTGGAACATGCCCCGCAAACGGACCTGCTGTCCAACCTGGGTGCCTTGAGCGGCGACGCCTTTTCAGGTCGTGGGGCTGGCAAGGAACGCCTCGCACGGTTGGGTGGTGCTACCGAGGGCAGCGAGCGCGCTGTCGCTCTGGCCCTCCAGTGGCTGGCCAATCATCAACTCCCGGATGGTGGCTGGAGCTTTGACCACACCAAAGCTGGCGGGTGCAATGGCCAGTGCCGTAACCCGGGCAATCTTCCGGAAGCCAGAGCGGCGGCCACCGCCCTTGCCCTTCTGCCATTCCTCGGTTCTGGACAAACCCACCGAGAAGGAAAATACGCCAAAAACGTGCGCGCGGGGCTTTACTTCCTGATCACCAACCGAATGAAAATTTCCCCCGAGGGTGGCAGTTTCCTGGAAAACGGCGGCAACATGTACTCCCAGGGGCTAGCTTCCATCGTGTTGTGCGAGGCCTATGGAATGACCCATGATAAGGTCCTGGCGGCTCCCGCCCAGCAGGCGCTCAATTTCATTTGTAACGCACAAGACCCCGTGGGAGGTGGCTGGCGGTATCAACCTCGGCAAAAAGGGGACACATCGGTTGTCGGCTGGCAGTTGATGGCTCTCAAAAGCGGCGCCATGGCGTATCTGCAGGTCCCCAAGGTGACCATTCAGAAGGCCCAGGTCTTTCTCGATTCGGTGCAATCCGATGGCGGAGCCGCTTACGGATATCTGGATCCAGGGGAAGGTCCCGCCACCACGGCCATCGGTCTTTTGTGCCGGATGTATCTCGGCTGGGACAAGGACAATCCCGCGCTGGTCAAGGGAATTCAACGACTGAGCAAATGGGGACCATCCACCAGCAAGAGCGGGCCGAGCCGAAACAACTTTTATTACAACTATTATGCGACTCAGGTTATGCGTCACTGGGAGGGAGAAGAGTGGAAGCAATGGAACGCCGTGATGCGCGATTACCTTGTGCAAACGCAGGCTCAAAAGGGTCATGAAGCGGGAAGCTGGTTTTTTGAGGACAGCAGCGATCACGGAAAAGAACGGGGTGGGCGTCTTTACTTCACGGCAATGGCCACGATGATCCTCGAGGTGTATTACCGCTACATGCCCCTCTATCGCAAGCAGACGACGGCCGAGGCATTCCCGCTTGACTGA
- a CDS encoding FecR domain-containing protein, whose translation MNSEERAALCQLVDALVEGRGTEEDVRRLEELVRTPEGRELYIEYVLLLGELHWGTGGLLDVPDPRMRAEFSAITADACEKECSADRVKVTRRLLAWGLVGMATALSLCVVLLWRWHAFRQPETTPQQGSQVATCVGIFEADFETPGYTVGSPLKSGDVVRLRSGLAAWRDRHGTTWTLEGPATLQIDEAQGVTLGAGRIVVQLAPGCHDFLVKTPHARVVDRGTSFAVEVTSKATCVHVLAGKVALQLPRPDGEAGREIRKGEAARVGPDGRVVTIPWRGDRFWTQIPKKGSVTAWRYLALHDPHIWLLADFEQETAALYDRTSGRTCAVLPVRMRGTFSDVSAQWAVGYGGQSQAARAMRATRDGNSGGLGWQSEEPVIFPTRFTAEIIFRFDGWPDESPEAVGSLLATRQDADRCGFLLAAVPSETGHPSEATLVHLLSATENWAQTRGRLIAGHWYLGAVIVRIDRDQNKSHISTYLQDLTAHGKLEKVFDGWVSGTVPSGPLGIGKGFDARLAHAYPFPGAIDEVCFYNEEMKEESIQRRADFLISHATPAGAIPLPNQTPEE comes from the coding sequence ATGAACTCCGAAGAACGCGCCGCCCTCTGCCAGCTCGTGGATGCCCTCGTCGAAGGGCGGGGTACGGAGGAAGACGTCCGCCGCCTCGAGGAACTGGTGCGCACTCCCGAGGGCAGAGAGCTCTACATCGAGTACGTGCTGCTCCTCGGGGAACTCCACTGGGGCACAGGCGGGCTGCTCGATGTCCCCGATCCGCGGATGCGCGCCGAGTTTTCTGCGATCACCGCCGACGCCTGCGAAAAAGAATGTTCCGCCGATCGGGTAAAAGTAACCCGACGGCTGCTTGCGTGGGGGCTTGTCGGGATGGCCACCGCCCTGAGCCTTTGTGTCGTTCTGCTCTGGCGCTGGCATGCCTTCCGCCAGCCGGAAACGACTCCCCAACAGGGCTCGCAGGTCGCCACCTGCGTGGGCATCTTCGAAGCAGATTTTGAGACCCCCGGTTACACGGTGGGCAGTCCGCTCAAGTCCGGCGATGTTGTCCGCCTCCGGTCGGGCCTGGCAGCTTGGCGAGATCGCCATGGCACGACCTGGACTCTCGAAGGGCCTGCCACCCTCCAGATTGACGAAGCACAAGGCGTAACCCTCGGTGCTGGAAGAATAGTGGTCCAGCTCGCGCCGGGCTGTCATGATTTTCTGGTGAAAACACCCCATGCCAGAGTTGTGGATCGCGGCACGAGCTTCGCCGTGGAAGTAACATCGAAGGCGACCTGCGTTCACGTGCTGGCGGGGAAGGTGGCCTTGCAACTCCCCCGGCCGGATGGCGAAGCTGGTCGGGAGATCCGAAAAGGAGAGGCGGCGAGGGTCGGGCCTGACGGCCGAGTGGTCACCATTCCCTGGCGCGGCGACCGTTTTTGGACACAGATTCCGAAGAAGGGGTCTGTGACCGCCTGGCGTTATCTGGCCCTGCACGATCCACACATCTGGCTATTGGCCGACTTTGAGCAGGAAACCGCTGCCCTGTACGACCGCACCAGTGGGCGCACTTGTGCCGTTTTACCCGTCAGGATGCGTGGTACGTTTTCGGACGTCTCCGCGCAATGGGCAGTCGGATATGGGGGGCAATCGCAGGCCGCGCGAGCCATGAGGGCCACTCGGGATGGTAATTCCGGTGGGCTGGGATGGCAGAGCGAGGAGCCGGTCATTTTTCCGACTCGTTTCACCGCGGAGATCATTTTCCGGTTTGATGGCTGGCCAGATGAATCGCCAGAGGCCGTAGGAAGTCTCCTCGCCACACGCCAGGACGCAGACCGGTGCGGGTTTCTGCTTGCGGCGGTGCCATCGGAAACCGGGCACCCAAGCGAGGCCACTTTAGTGCACCTGCTTTCGGCTACCGAAAACTGGGCCCAGACCCGCGGCCGCCTGATTGCGGGGCACTGGTATTTGGGCGCTGTAATCGTTCGCATAGATCGAGATCAAAATAAATCGCACATCAGCACCTACCTTCAGGATTTGACAGCTCACGGCAAACTGGAAAAAGTTTTCGACGGATGGGTATCCGGCACCGTGCCGTCCGGGCCGCTGGGAATTGGCAAGGGGTTTGATGCCCGGCTGGCCCACGCGTACCCATTTCCCGGCGCGATTGATGAAGTCTGTTTCTACAATGAAGAAATGAAGGAGGAATCAATCCAACGTCGTGCGGACTTCCTTATTTCCCATGCAACACCTGCGGGAGCGATCCCGCTGCCCAACCAAACGCCGGAGGAATGA
- the purN gene encoding phosphoribosylglycinamide formyltransferase, producing the protein MAGDVRILPVAVLISGTGRTLRDLLKAVDEGRVPIDVRLVIASTPNASGLQYAEFMGIPAEVIERKDYDSSDAYSAAIYQRCKEVGAEYIIMAGFAIRLTITPEFQNRVIGTHPALAPAFCGQGYFGRRVHEAVLEHGVKVTGCTVFFLDQEYNNGPVIIQKWTPVEPDDTVEKLEARVLKLETEALIEALQLLAEDRIQVVGRRVRILPARPEQPAPA; encoded by the coding sequence ATGGCCGGTGACGTCCGCATCTTGCCTGTTGCTGTGCTGATTTCCGGTACTGGAAGAACACTCCGCGATCTCCTCAAGGCCGTCGATGAAGGCCGGGTGCCAATCGACGTCCGCCTGGTGATTGCCAGCACTCCCAACGCCAGTGGGCTTCAGTACGCGGAATTCATGGGCATTCCGGCGGAGGTCATTGAAAGAAAAGACTATGACAGCTCCGATGCATACAGTGCTGCGATTTATCAGCGTTGCAAGGAAGTGGGTGCCGAGTACATCATCATGGCGGGGTTTGCCATCCGCCTCACGATCACTCCCGAATTTCAAAACCGTGTTATCGGCACCCATCCAGCTTTAGCCCCAGCTTTTTGCGGGCAGGGGTACTTTGGCCGCCGGGTTCACGAGGCGGTGCTCGAACATGGGGTCAAGGTGACCGGGTGCACGGTCTTCTTTCTCGATCAGGAGTACAACAACGGCCCGGTCATTATCCAGAAGTGGACCCCCGTGGAACCCGATGACACGGTGGAAAAGCTTGAGGCCCGCGTGCTCAAACTGGAGACCGAGGCCCTCATCGAGGCGCTCCAACTCCTGGCTGAGGATCGTATCCAGGTAGTGGGGCGACGAGTGCGCATTTTGCCGGCTAGACCGGAGCAGCCCGCCCCAGCCTGA
- a CDS encoding methylated-DNA--[protein]-cysteine S-methyltransferase, protein MTTLLAEYLAGHPVDFSDVPVDLSRCSPFTRRVLEACRSIPYGETRSYKQLAECVGEPRASRAVGQALARNPVPLIIPCHRVISTSGKLCGFTARGGTAIKARLLAWEARHRRDTQDLRP, encoded by the coding sequence ATGACAACACTCCTTGCGGAGTACCTGGCCGGGCATCCGGTGGACTTTTCTGATGTTCCTGTGGATCTGTCGCGCTGCTCGCCTTTCACCCGCCGCGTCCTGGAGGCGTGTCGGTCGATTCCCTACGGGGAAACACGAAGCTACAAACAGCTTGCCGAGTGCGTTGGTGAACCTCGGGCCAGTCGGGCTGTCGGCCAGGCCCTTGCCCGCAATCCCGTCCCCCTTATCATTCCATGCCATCGGGTGATCTCCACGTCGGGGAAACTTTGCGGTTTTACCGCCCGCGGGGGCACAGCAATAAAAGCTCGGTTGTTGGCATGGGAGGCCCGGCACAGGCGCGACACCCAGGATCTCCGTCCTTGA
- a CDS encoding DUF4159 domain-containing protein — MNRRLRTHSRREFLQVTGLSWVIGQAGGVAVPALVFGEENSGPIDCGPPPKAAPQHRTGGESFPPLPLPVTPLRRTEKKRPPSPPALIGKMALGSVRWITRDGKRVMYRDWMTDPADVNTLLEWTNEKLGIHYRAVETDFAHFSFDPRELPALLFAGHNSFQLTDDVRAKLARYVMDGGTIIGDACCGWNDFAESFRREMELIFPGRPLRKMLPEEPVFSSYYKLGNFTYQKADGSRYDDAPCLESIDFGCRSGVIFSPADMTCGWDGHDHPRGLRLVIDLARQVGANLITYILGSYQLARFLSTTKVYYEAEAPTRDDFVFAQIMHEGDWDPDPSAVHNLLKYARDNSTLEVKFKRQNIRLTDPQAANYPLLYMTGHREFVWNNDEVAFLQRYLKAGGLLLADACCGRMSFDMGFRREIAKVFPDAKLEKIPLDHPIYHNLFDIQEVEYTPRVREDFGNINTPELEGISIDGRLAVIYSRFDLGNGWEQFPHPYSYGLKDDSALKIGTNVIVYAITH, encoded by the coding sequence ATGAACCGCCGATTGCGAACACATTCCCGCCGGGAGTTTCTCCAGGTGACCGGTCTGAGCTGGGTTATCGGGCAGGCGGGCGGAGTGGCCGTGCCAGCCCTCGTGTTCGGAGAAGAGAATTCAGGCCCGATCGACTGCGGTCCACCCCCCAAAGCGGCACCGCAACACCGCACCGGGGGTGAATCATTCCCGCCGCTCCCGCTCCCCGTCACACCTTTGCGGCGGACTGAGAAAAAACGGCCGCCAAGTCCGCCCGCTCTGATCGGAAAAATGGCCCTTGGAAGTGTCCGATGGATCACCCGAGATGGCAAGCGGGTGATGTACCGAGACTGGATGACAGACCCCGCTGACGTCAATACGCTCCTTGAATGGACGAATGAAAAACTGGGAATTCATTATCGCGCGGTCGAAACAGACTTCGCCCATTTCTCTTTCGACCCTCGCGAGCTGCCCGCGCTCTTATTCGCCGGTCACAACAGCTTCCAGTTGACGGACGATGTCCGCGCAAAGCTCGCCCGATATGTCATGGATGGCGGGACCATCATTGGCGACGCGTGTTGCGGGTGGAACGATTTCGCGGAATCGTTCCGTCGTGAGATGGAGCTGATCTTCCCCGGCCGGCCTTTGCGGAAAATGCTTCCCGAAGAGCCGGTGTTTTCTTCCTATTACAAACTGGGCAACTTCACCTACCAGAAGGCGGATGGCTCTCGGTACGACGACGCTCCGTGCCTGGAGTCGATTGACTTCGGCTGCCGTTCTGGGGTTATCTTTTCGCCGGCCGATATGACATGCGGCTGGGACGGTCACGACCATCCTCGCGGCCTGCGACTCGTCATCGACCTGGCACGGCAGGTAGGGGCCAATTTGATCACCTACATCTTGGGAAGTTACCAACTGGCACGATTCCTGAGCACCACCAAGGTGTACTACGAAGCCGAGGCCCCGACACGGGACGATTTCGTCTTCGCGCAGATCATGCACGAGGGCGACTGGGATCCCGACCCGTCGGCCGTCCACAACCTGCTCAAGTACGCTCGCGACAATTCCACCCTGGAGGTCAAATTCAAGCGGCAGAACATCCGCCTTACCGATCCTCAGGCAGCCAATTATCCGCTTCTTTACATGACAGGACACCGGGAATTCGTCTGGAACAACGACGAAGTCGCTTTTCTCCAACGGTATTTGAAGGCTGGAGGCCTGCTTTTGGCCGACGCCTGCTGCGGACGGATGTCGTTCGATATGGGATTTCGGCGGGAAATTGCGAAAGTCTTCCCGGACGCCAAGCTCGAAAAAATCCCTCTCGATCACCCAATTTATCACAACCTGTTCGACATCCAGGAGGTGGAATACACACCGCGCGTTCGGGAGGACTTCGGCAATATCAATACGCCGGAGTTGGAAGGCATCAGCATCGATGGCCGACTGGCCGTCATTTACAGCCGATTTGACCTGGGGAATGGTTGGGAACAATTCCCCCACCCGTATTCCTATGGCCTCAAAGACGATTCAGCGCTAAAAATTGGCACGAACGTGATTGTGTACGCCATCACGCACTGA